In Edaphobacter paludis, a single window of DNA contains:
- the gap gene encoding type I glyceraldehyde-3-phosphate dehydrogenase codes for MAVKVGINGFGRIGRNVFRTALSNPEIEFVAVNDLTTPATLAHLLKYDSILGNLKNEISHGDDFISVDGKKIKVFAERDPAKLDWASVGAQVVVESTGFFTDATKAKAHLGSTVKKVIISAPASNEDITIVLGVNENKYDAAKHNIISNASCTTNCLAPVVKVLHDTFGIASGIMTTIHSYTNDQVILDTPHKDLRRARAAALSMIPSSTGAAKALKLVIPEMDGKLDGFAIRVPTPNVSVVDLTFVSEKPISVASINEALKKAADGELKPYLGYTDEELVSSDFKGNPLSSFVDSKLTKVVGQNTGKVISWYDNEWGYSNRVKDLILFLVKKGL; via the coding sequence ATGGCAGTAAAGGTAGGCATCAACGGCTTCGGCCGCATTGGACGCAACGTCTTCCGCACCGCTCTCAGCAACCCGGAGATTGAGTTCGTAGCTGTAAACGACCTGACCACCCCGGCGACCCTGGCCCATCTGCTTAAGTACGACTCCATCCTTGGTAATCTCAAGAACGAAATATCTCACGGCGACGACTTCATCTCCGTCGATGGCAAAAAGATCAAGGTCTTCGCCGAGCGCGATCCGGCCAAGCTCGACTGGGCCAGCGTAGGCGCACAGGTCGTCGTCGAATCGACGGGCTTCTTCACCGACGCCACCAAGGCCAAGGCCCACCTCGGCAGCACCGTCAAGAAGGTGATCATCTCCGCTCCGGCCTCCAACGAGGACATCACCATCGTTCTCGGCGTCAACGAGAACAAGTACGACGCGGCGAAGCACAATATCATCTCGAATGCCTCCTGCACGACGAACTGCCTTGCGCCCGTCGTCAAGGTGCTGCATGACACCTTCGGCATCGCCAGCGGCATCATGACCACGATTCACAGCTATACCAACGATCAGGTCATCCTCGACACGCCGCACAAGGACCTGCGTCGCGCCCGCGCCGCTGCCCTGTCGATGATCCCGAGCAGCACCGGCGCCGCCAAAGCGCTCAAGCTGGTCATCCCCGAGATGGACGGCAAGCTCGATGGCTTCGCCATCCGCGTCCCGACCCCCAACGTGTCGGTCGTCGACCTCACCTTCGTCTCCGAGAAGCCGATCAGTGTAGCGAGCATCAACGAAGCCTTGAAGAAGGCAGCCGACGGCGAACTAAAGCCCTACCTCGGCTACACCGACGAAGAGCTCGTCTCCTCGGACTTCAAGGGCAACCCGCTCTCCTCCTTTGTCGACTCCAAGTTGACCAAGGTCGTGGGCCAGAACACCGGCAAGGTCATCAGCTGGTACGACAATGAGTGGGGCTACTCCAATCGCGTCAAGGACCTCATTCTCTTCCTCGTGAAGAAGGGCCTCTAA
- a CDS encoding EAL domain-containing protein has product MPTKRSELKTELRKALKNSEIVPYFQPMVGIRSGKLVGFEVLARWLHPQRGTIRPDEFIPLAEQADLIGELTDTILLQAFAATAALDKSLTISVNISPIQLRDPSLPEEIRRAAAMAAFPLNRLTIEITESALVDNLELAASIATKLKNLGVKLALDDFGTGYSSLRNLQALPFDELKVDRSFVSSMVQCRDSRKIVAAVIGLGQSLKLTTVAEGIENETQADILRWLGCDVGQGWIYGPPVSVHDLPKIVDAPMSTSTHTLHDSPASDLITCIKPLPSQRFAQLQAIYDGAPVALAFVDADLRYVSVNQRLASMNDIAVEEHLGKKLSEIVPPIIYTRIEPHLLHALKGEASSLEITRPGISEDAKGETFLVSHQPARDEGGEVIGVSVAMVDISERKLMEDALRESEDHYRHMVKLNPQMPWIMDPNGKTIDISPRWTELTGMSSDDTSNYGWKEMVHPDDLERLLTVLQASFQSGDAFDFNYRVLTRDKSWRWVRTRGQARRCASGEILRWYGSTEEIEEYMELKQKLRETEAALAALLEEKQQRL; this is encoded by the coding sequence ATGCCAACAAAACGGTCCGAACTTAAAACTGAACTCCGTAAAGCACTTAAAAACTCAGAGATCGTTCCATACTTCCAACCGATGGTTGGAATAAGGAGTGGCAAACTCGTAGGGTTTGAGGTCCTCGCGAGATGGCTGCATCCTCAGCGAGGCACGATTCGCCCGGATGAATTCATCCCCCTCGCAGAGCAGGCTGACCTCATCGGCGAGTTGACCGATACGATCCTCCTGCAGGCCTTCGCGGCAACGGCTGCGCTCGATAAAAGTCTCACTATCTCAGTCAATATCTCCCCCATTCAACTGCGCGATCCTTCTCTGCCGGAGGAGATCCGCAGAGCCGCCGCCATGGCTGCCTTCCCTCTCAACCGGCTGACGATTGAGATTACCGAAAGCGCACTCGTCGATAACCTCGAACTTGCGGCTTCGATCGCCACGAAGTTAAAAAATCTCGGCGTGAAACTTGCCCTGGACGACTTCGGCACCGGCTACTCCAGTCTTCGCAACCTCCAGGCGCTGCCCTTCGATGAGTTGAAAGTCGACCGCAGCTTCGTCAGTTCCATGGTTCAATGCCGCGATAGCCGCAAGATCGTCGCGGCCGTCATCGGCCTTGGACAAAGTCTTAAGTTGACGACCGTCGCCGAGGGCATCGAAAACGAGACCCAGGCCGACATCCTGCGCTGGCTCGGCTGCGATGTCGGTCAGGGATGGATCTACGGCCCCCCGGTCTCGGTGCATGACCTGCCAAAAATCGTCGACGCGCCCATGTCGACCTCTACACACACGCTCCACGATTCGCCAGCGTCCGATCTGATCACCTGTATCAAGCCGCTTCCTTCGCAGCGGTTCGCCCAGTTACAGGCCATCTACGATGGCGCACCGGTGGCTCTCGCCTTCGTCGACGCCGACCTGCGATATGTCAGCGTTAACCAACGCCTCGCCAGCATGAACGACATTGCGGTGGAAGAGCACCTCGGTAAAAAGCTGTCCGAAATTGTGCCGCCGATAATCTATACCAGAATAGAACCGCATCTTCTTCACGCCTTGAAAGGAGAAGCCAGCAGCCTGGAGATAACCAGGCCGGGCATCTCCGAGGATGCGAAAGGAGAAACCTTCTTAGTCTCTCATCAGCCCGCGCGAGACGAAGGCGGTGAAGTCATCGGAGTCTCCGTCGCTATGGTGGACATCTCGGAGCGCAAGCTCATGGAAGATGCCCTCCGGGAGAGCGAAGATCACTACCGCCACATGGTCAAGCTGAATCCTCAGATGCCATGGATCATGGACCCCAACGGCAAGACCATCGACATAAGCCCGCGCTGGACGGAATTGACCGGAATGAGCTCGGACGATACATCAAATTACGGATGGAAAGAGATGGTCCATCCTGACGACCTGGAACGCCTGCTGACAGTCCTGCAAGCCTCGTTTCAGAGCGGTGATGCCTTCGATTTCAATTATCGAGTACTCACAAGGGATAAAAGCTGGCGATGGGTGCGTACACGTGGCCAGGCCCGACGCTGTGCGAGCGGAGAGATCCTGCGCTGGTACGGATCGACCGAAGAAATCGAAGAATATATGGAACTGAAGCAGAAGCTGCGCGAGACGGAAGCCGCACTCGCCGCTTTGCTTGAAGAGAAACAGCAGCGACTGTAG
- a CDS encoding VOC family protein — MGTFQNFPRVTPFLWFDSNAEEAVEFYLTVFKNSRRLDGVRTSDDNLGAKGKVMTIAFELDGQTFTALNGGPMFKFTEAISFVVRCDSQEEVDYYWSKLSAGGSEVQCGWLKDKFGLSWQIVPSRLPDLIKHPKAMQAMMQMKKLDIAELERAAQS; from the coding sequence ATGGGTACTTTTCAAAACTTTCCTCGCGTGACACCGTTTCTCTGGTTCGACTCCAACGCCGAAGAGGCAGTCGAGTTTTACCTGACCGTCTTCAAGAACTCGCGGCGGCTCGACGGAGTTCGCACCAGCGACGACAATCTCGGCGCGAAGGGGAAAGTCATGACGATCGCCTTCGAACTCGATGGTCAGACATTTACCGCGCTCAATGGCGGCCCGATGTTTAAATTCACCGAGGCGATCTCGTTCGTCGTGCGCTGCGACTCGCAGGAGGAAGTCGACTATTACTGGTCGAAGCTTTCAGCAGGGGGGAGCGAGGTTCAGTGCGGCTGGCTCAAAGACAAGTTCGGCCTCTCCTGGCAAATCGTGCCCTCACGTCTGCCCGACCTCATCAAACATCCCAAGGCTATGCAGGCCATGATGCAGATGAAGAAGCTCGACATCGCGGAACTAGAGCGCGCCGCGCAATCGTAG
- a CDS encoding RidA family protein produces MTRTNIPGTSPYEPIIGFSRAVRLGNHVYVSGTGPVGAEDASPADQTRVALDIIKAALEKAGASFEHVYRTRMFLARAEDWEEIGRAHGEVFGKILPASTMVVASLLNPRWHVEIEADAYIPGV; encoded by the coding sequence ATGACACGAACAAATATCCCCGGCACATCTCCCTACGAGCCCATCATCGGCTTCTCCCGTGCTGTCCGTCTCGGCAATCATGTCTATGTCTCCGGAACCGGTCCGGTCGGCGCTGAGGACGCATCCCCCGCCGATCAGACGCGCGTTGCCCTCGATATCATCAAGGCCGCACTCGAAAAGGCCGGAGCCAGCTTCGAGCATGTCTATCGAACCCGCATGTTCCTCGCCCGCGCCGAAGACTGGGAAGAGATTGGGCGCGCCCACGGCGAGGTCTTTGGAAAGATCCTGCCCGCCTCCACCATGGTTGTGGCTTCCCTGCTCAATCCGAGATGGCACGTCGAAATCGAAGCTGATGCCTATATTCCCGGCGTCTGA
- the pgk gene encoding phosphoglycerate kinase — translation MSKLSIRDLDLTNKRVLIRVDFNVPLSKDGQTITDDTRIRETLPTIEYALRRKAKVILCSHLGRPKGKPVDTMSLRPVVDRLRELLDAVVGENENVAFAPDCVGEVATEMATQLESGQTLLLENLRFHAEEEANDPAFAKQLASLCDIYVNDAFGSAHRAHASTEGITHFVKQSAAGLLMERELTYLGKALSQPDRPLVAIIGGAKVSDKIGVIDNLLEIADAIIIGGGMAYTFLNAQGQNTGKSLVETDKLEVAKAALDKAKAKGVRFLLPIDHVLADKFAPDAKTTIHEGSAHFPADLMALDIGPKSVALFEAEIANARTIIWNGPMGVFEMPAFAKGTQAIAHFVAGNHDAITIVGGGDSVAAVKQSGVSHKISHISTGGGASLEFLEGKILPGVAALTEK, via the coding sequence ATGAGCAAGCTGTCCATCCGCGATCTAGACCTCACGAACAAGCGCGTCCTCATCCGTGTCGACTTCAACGTGCCGCTCTCCAAAGATGGCCAGACCATCACCGACGACACTCGCATTCGCGAGACGCTGCCCACGATCGAGTACGCACTCCGCCGCAAGGCCAAAGTCATCCTCTGTTCTCACCTGGGCCGCCCCAAAGGCAAACCGGTTGATACTATGAGCCTTCGTCCGGTTGTGGACCGTCTCCGTGAGCTGCTCGATGCTGTCGTTGGCGAAAACGAAAACGTGGCCTTCGCTCCAGACTGCGTCGGCGAAGTCGCCACGGAGATGGCAACGCAGCTTGAATCCGGCCAGACCCTGCTGCTGGAAAACCTCCGCTTTCATGCTGAAGAAGAAGCGAACGATCCGGCCTTCGCGAAGCAGCTCGCCAGCCTTTGCGATATCTACGTCAATGACGCCTTTGGCAGCGCCCATCGCGCCCACGCTTCTACGGAAGGAATCACCCACTTCGTCAAGCAGTCTGCCGCAGGCTTGCTCATGGAGCGCGAGCTCACTTATCTCGGCAAGGCCCTCAGTCAACCCGACCGGCCCTTAGTCGCGATCATCGGGGGAGCCAAGGTCTCCGACAAAATCGGCGTCATCGACAACCTCCTAGAAATAGCGGATGCCATCATCATTGGCGGAGGCATGGCTTACACCTTCCTGAACGCGCAGGGGCAAAACACAGGCAAGTCTCTCGTCGAAACCGACAAGCTTGAAGTTGCCAAAGCTGCCCTCGATAAGGCCAAGGCAAAAGGCGTTCGCTTCCTGCTGCCCATCGATCACGTGCTTGCCGACAAGTTCGCCCCGGATGCCAAGACGACGATCCATGAAGGTTCCGCTCACTTCCCCGCCGATCTAATGGCTCTCGACATCGGTCCCAAATCGGTGGCCCTCTTTGAAGCCGAGATCGCTAACGCCCGCACCATCATCTGGAATGGTCCCATGGGCGTCTTCGAGATGCCGGCCTTCGCCAAGGGAACTCAGGCCATCGCCCATTTCGTCGCAGGCAACCACGACGCCATCACCATCGTAGGCGGAGGAGACTCGGTAGCCGCGGTCAAGCAGTCCGGCGTCTCCCACAAGATCAGCCACATCTCGACCGGCGGGGGAGCCAGCCTCGAGTTCCTCGAAGGGAAGATCCTTCCCGGCGTCGCTGCGCTGACAGAGAAGTAA
- the tpiA gene encoding triose-phosphate isomerase, whose product MRKPLIAANWKMYKIPAEAIDFTDAFLPLVANQEKTEIVLCPSMTSLGVAIAATKGTQVHIGAQTMHWLDNGAYTGETSPTMLNAIGATHVLIGHSERRQYFNETDETVNMKLKSALAHKLIPIVCVGEQKAERESGHTNDVLQQQLSIGLQGIDPAIATPLVIAYEPVWAIGTGLTATPQIADDAHKFIRAQIAELLSPAIAASTRILYGGSVKPDNAASLCCLENIDGALVGGASLDPISFAQIIANSSI is encoded by the coding sequence ATGCGCAAACCACTGATCGCCGCCAACTGGAAGATGTACAAGATCCCTGCCGAAGCCATCGACTTCACCGATGCCTTCCTTCCGCTCGTCGCCAACCAGGAGAAGACGGAGATCGTTCTCTGTCCTTCGATGACATCGCTGGGCGTAGCGATTGCAGCCACTAAGGGAACGCAGGTCCACATTGGAGCGCAGACCATGCACTGGCTCGACAATGGCGCGTACACCGGCGAGACTTCGCCCACGATGCTCAACGCCATTGGAGCCACGCACGTCCTGATCGGCCACAGCGAGCGCCGTCAATACTTCAACGAGACGGATGAGACCGTCAACATGAAGCTCAAGTCTGCCCTCGCCCACAAGCTGATTCCCATTGTCTGCGTAGGGGAACAGAAGGCCGAGCGCGAATCGGGCCACACCAACGACGTCCTTCAGCAGCAACTCTCCATTGGCCTTCAAGGCATCGACCCTGCTATCGCTACCCCTCTGGTCATCGCTTACGAACCCGTCTGGGCTATCGGGACCGGGCTTACCGCAACGCCGCAGATCGCCGATGACGCCCATAAATTCATCCGCGCTCAGATCGCTGAACTCCTAAGCCCCGCCATCGCCGCCAGCACGCGCATCCTTTACGGCGGTTCAGTCAAGCCGGATAACGCAGCCAGCCTTTGCTGCCTCGAGAACATCGACGGCGCACTCGTAGGCGGAGCCAGCCTCGATCCCATCAGCTTCGCCCAGATCATAGCCAACTCATCCATTTAG
- the lepB gene encoding signal peptidase I, with protein sequence MRDLVVSVAVSAFIIIFLYQPVRVEGTSMLPMLKDQDRLFINKMVYRVEDIHRGDVVVFLYPHDHSKSYIKRVIALPGDDLRIDRGEVYVNRKRVLEKYVPVRFEDERSQPEMVVPPHEYFVMGDHRSISSDSRDFGPVERNLIYGKAAFVYWPVDQAGVVR encoded by the coding sequence ATGCGAGACCTGGTGGTTTCAGTGGCTGTCTCGGCGTTCATCATCATCTTTCTCTACCAGCCCGTCCGCGTGGAGGGAACCAGCATGTTACCCATGCTGAAGGATCAGGACAGGCTCTTCATCAATAAAATGGTGTACCGCGTAGAGGACATCCATCGTGGCGACGTGGTGGTTTTTCTTTATCCGCATGACCACTCGAAGAGCTATATCAAACGTGTCATTGCCTTGCCGGGCGACGATCTCCGAATCGACCGCGGCGAGGTCTATGTGAACCGCAAACGCGTCCTCGAGAAATATGTTCCCGTGCGGTTTGAAGATGAGCGCTCACAACCGGAGATGGTGGTTCCTCCGCATGAGTATTTTGTGATGGGAGACCACCGTTCGATCTCAAGCGACAGCAGAGACTTCGGGCCGGTGGAGAGGAATCTGATCTATGGCAAGGCGGCGTTTGTGTACTGGCCCGTCGATCAGGCTGGAGTGGTGCGGTAG
- the murQ gene encoding N-acetylmuramic acid 6-phosphate etherase, translating into MATLTMLEQPPTPKPGNRIRLEFHDLTTETANSASEGLDTKSALEIARIINHEDAKIAAAVKKALPEIAIVIDTVARSLRDGGRLIYVGAGSSGRIASLDASECPPTYSTSPSQVQYIMAGGPKALASASDVNEDSPEIGQRDIARRRPTRKDIVIGVSASGRTPYVVGAVEYARARGAKTAAVTCNLNTPLSDVADTTIVAEVGPEVLSGSTRMKSASAQKMILNMITTGAMTRLGYVYDNLMVNVHMKNAKLVERGIRVLMKVCEIDRDTAIRTIKSAGKSIPIAVVMLKANVDKMEAVRRLTKSDGNVRLAIDDSRLEL; encoded by the coding sequence ATGGCTACCCTAACCATGCTCGAGCAGCCCCCTACACCCAAACCCGGAAATCGCATTCGTCTGGAATTCCACGATCTCACTACGGAGACCGCGAATTCAGCGTCGGAAGGACTGGATACCAAGTCGGCACTTGAGATCGCACGCATCATCAATCATGAAGATGCCAAGATCGCAGCAGCGGTAAAAAAGGCGCTGCCCGAGATTGCAATCGTCATTGACACCGTGGCACGGTCTCTCCGTGATGGCGGGCGTCTCATTTATGTAGGAGCCGGTTCCAGTGGTCGTATCGCCTCCCTCGACGCGTCGGAGTGCCCACCAACTTATTCCACTTCTCCATCACAAGTCCAGTACATTATGGCTGGCGGACCGAAGGCCCTTGCCTCCGCCTCAGACGTCAATGAGGACTCCCCTGAGATCGGCCAGCGCGATATCGCCCGCCGACGCCCGACCCGGAAAGATATCGTCATTGGCGTCTCAGCCAGCGGCCGCACTCCCTACGTTGTAGGCGCGGTCGAATACGCCCGTGCGCGCGGCGCCAAGACCGCGGCAGTCACCTGCAATCTCAATACCCCGCTCTCCGACGTCGCCGACACTACCATCGTCGCCGAGGTTGGCCCGGAGGTCCTCTCCGGCTCCACTCGCATGAAGTCAGCCAGTGCCCAGAAGATGATCCTTAACATGATCACCACTGGGGCCATGACGCGCCTAGGCTACGTCTACGACAACCTCATGGTCAATGTGCACATGAAGAACGCGAAGCTGGTGGAACGCGGCATCCGCGTGCTGATGAAAGTGTGCGAGATCGATCGCGACACAGCCATCCGCACCATCAAGTCCGCCGGGAAATCCATTCCCATCGCCGTAGTTATGCTCAAGGCCAACGTGGACAAGATGGAAGCAGTACGCCGACTCACTAAATCAGACGGCAATGTGCGGCTCGCCATCGACGACTCCCGACTCGAACTGTAA
- a CDS encoding ThuA domain-containing protein — protein MKHVLVIGETKGYEHDSVPDAMAAIYKMGHDSGLWDTTMRTDTELLTKKDLGRNAKNLNYFDVLIFASTTGELDMDASQKQDMMSFIKEDGKGFVGIHAALDTNYTWPEYGEMIGGWFDQHPWMTFNAPIINEDPSFPAVRHFPHAFVKYDEIYQPKDWSRDKVNVLLSLDSSKLNYANNPRIHRADHDFPVAWSKMYGKGRVFYSTLGHTEESWNDPDIQKMYFEAIKWALGMTEGSTASHAKPAPSATNP, from the coding sequence TTGAAGCACGTACTCGTCATTGGCGAGACCAAAGGGTACGAGCACGACTCCGTCCCCGACGCCATGGCAGCCATCTACAAGATGGGGCACGATAGCGGCCTGTGGGACACGACGATGCGAACCGATACCGAGTTGCTCACCAAGAAGGACCTGGGCCGGAACGCGAAGAACCTCAATTATTTCGATGTTTTGATCTTCGCCAGTACAACCGGCGAACTGGACATGGACGCGAGTCAAAAACAGGACATGATGTCCTTTATCAAAGAGGACGGAAAAGGCTTTGTCGGAATCCACGCAGCGCTCGACACCAACTACACCTGGCCTGAATACGGTGAGATGATCGGCGGCTGGTTTGACCAGCATCCCTGGATGACGTTCAACGCACCCATCATCAACGAAGATCCTTCATTTCCGGCAGTACGCCACTTCCCGCACGCATTCGTGAAGTATGACGAAATCTATCAGCCGAAGGATTGGTCGCGCGACAAGGTGAACGTTCTTCTGAGCCTGGATTCCTCGAAGCTGAATTACGCGAACAATCCTCGCATCCATCGGGCAGATCATGACTTTCCTGTTGCCTGGTCGAAGATGTATGGCAAGGGGCGCGTCTTCTATTCCACCCTTGGCCACACCGAAGAGTCATGGAACGATCCTGACATCCAGAAGATGTATTTTGAGGCGATCAAATGGGCGTTGGGCATGACCGAGGGCAGCACGGCCTCTCACGCGAAACCAGCACCTTCTGCCACAAATCCCTAA
- a CDS encoding Gfo/Idh/MocA family oxidoreductase, with product MRTLGMGLVGPGFIAAHHIDAVRRLGDVEVVAVAGSTEESAARKAREYKVDRSYGDYKALIADPDIQVIHNTTPNHLHLPVTMAALAAGKHVISDKPLALNSDEARQLRDAAIKARVGHVVTFNYRGNPLVQQARSMVASGETDGVSFVHGHYLQDWMTDPNVYSWRSDPAKGGSSSALGDIGSHWCDLAEHVSGLKIDSVLADLTTVIPVRFSAGGSAEAFSQKQSADRTPVKVQSEDLASVLLRFSNGAKGVFSVGQILPGHKNDLQLELNGKKRSLKWRQEEQNELWIGRHDQPNEIMAKDPSLVSPDARRYVHLPGGHQESWADAFRNLMRDAYDWIREGATPSAKPEMLPTFEDGYRSACIVDAMLRSHAAGGVWEKVRYAAAEN from the coding sequence ATGAGAACGCTTGGAATGGGCCTGGTTGGGCCAGGATTTATCGCAGCGCACCATATCGATGCAGTTAGAAGGTTGGGCGATGTAGAGGTAGTCGCCGTCGCCGGTTCGACAGAAGAATCTGCGGCCCGAAAAGCGCGGGAGTACAAGGTCGATCGTTCTTATGGCGATTACAAGGCATTGATCGCCGATCCGGACATTCAGGTAATCCATAACACCACGCCGAACCACCTGCATCTTCCGGTGACGATGGCGGCGCTGGCGGCGGGCAAGCATGTCATCTCCGACAAGCCCCTTGCACTCAACTCCGACGAAGCGCGCCAGTTGCGCGATGCCGCGATCAAGGCCCGGGTAGGCCATGTGGTCACCTTCAACTATCGCGGAAACCCTCTCGTTCAGCAGGCGCGGTCGATGGTCGCAAGCGGCGAGACGGATGGCGTCAGCTTTGTCCATGGCCACTATCTTCAGGATTGGATGACCGACCCGAACGTCTACTCCTGGAGGTCCGATCCAGCGAAGGGCGGCTCAAGCTCGGCGCTTGGCGATATCGGCTCTCACTGGTGCGACCTTGCAGAGCATGTATCTGGACTAAAGATCGATTCTGTTCTCGCTGACCTGACGACCGTGATTCCGGTGCGCTTCTCCGCCGGCGGTTCTGCCGAGGCGTTCTCACAGAAACAATCGGCCGATCGCACCCCTGTCAAGGTTCAGAGCGAAGATCTGGCCAGTGTTCTGCTTCGATTCAGCAATGGCGCGAAAGGCGTCTTTTCCGTTGGACAGATACTCCCCGGCCACAAAAACGATCTACAGCTTGAATTGAACGGAAAGAAGCGCTCGCTGAAGTGGCGTCAGGAAGAGCAAAACGAGTTATGGATCGGCCGTCACGACCAGCCGAACGAGATCATGGCAAAGGACCCGTCTCTGGTTTCGCCGGATGCTCGCCGCTATGTTCATCTGCCCGGCGGTCATCAGGAGTCATGGGCCGATGCATTCCGCAATCTCATGCGCGACGCTTATGACTGGATTCGCGAAGGCGCGACTCCGTCGGCAAAACCAGAGATGCTGCCAACCTTCGAAGATGGGTACCGCTCGGCTTGCATTGTCGACGCGATGCTCAGGAGCCATGCAGCCGGTGGAGTCTGGGAAAAAGTTCGCTATGCCGCCGCTGAAAACTAG
- a CDS encoding sugar phosphate isomerase/epimerase yields MKLGVFTPLLAQLPLDDVLSKLKSLGISTVELGTGNYPGDAHCKLSMLEDASALKEFQRKLENHGVSISALSCHGNALHPDKALAAQAQETSRKTILLAEKLGVSTVVDFSGCPGNSHEATAPNWVTCPWPPEYLEILNWQWKEVVEPYWVKHAAFAEQHGVKIAIEMHPGFVVYSPETMLRLRSIAGPSIGCNYDPSHMFWQSIDPIAAIRILGEAIFHVHAKDTQMYPVNLSRTGVLDTKPYTDELNRGWIFRTCGFGHGAEWWKEFVSTLRMCGYDDVLSIEHEDSLLSSEEGLTKAARFLDEIVLKEKPTAAWWT; encoded by the coding sequence ATGAAACTTGGAGTATTCACGCCGCTATTGGCTCAGCTGCCTCTCGACGACGTCCTTAGTAAGCTCAAATCACTCGGCATCAGCACCGTGGAATTGGGAACAGGAAACTATCCCGGCGATGCTCATTGCAAGTTGTCGATGCTGGAGGATGCGTCGGCGCTCAAGGAGTTTCAGCGCAAGCTGGAGAACCACGGCGTCAGCATCAGTGCATTGAGCTGCCACGGCAATGCCCTGCATCCCGATAAAGCTCTGGCTGCACAGGCGCAGGAGACCAGCCGAAAGACAATTCTGCTAGCAGAAAAGCTCGGTGTCTCGACGGTCGTCGACTTTTCCGGCTGCCCGGGAAACTCTCACGAGGCTACCGCCCCTAACTGGGTCACCTGTCCCTGGCCTCCGGAGTATCTCGAGATTCTGAACTGGCAATGGAAGGAAGTCGTCGAACCCTACTGGGTAAAGCACGCAGCCTTTGCCGAGCAGCATGGAGTAAAGATCGCAATCGAAATGCATCCCGGCTTTGTTGTCTATAGTCCAGAGACGATGCTGCGGCTGCGTTCCATCGCAGGGCCATCTATTGGGTGTAACTACGATCCGAGCCATATGTTCTGGCAGTCGATCGATCCCATCGCAGCAATCCGTATTCTGGGCGAAGCCATCTTCCACGTCCATGCCAAAGACACGCAGATGTATCCGGTCAATCTTTCCCGAACCGGCGTTCTTGATACCAAGCCGTACACCGATGAACTAAATCGAGGATGGATCTTCCGGACCTGCGGCTTCGGCCACGGCGCGGAGTGGTGGAAGGAGTTCGTCTCGACTCTCAGAATGTGCGGATACGACGATGTGCTCTCCATTGAACACGAGGACAGCCTTCTATCGTCGGAGGAGGGACTTACCAAGGCCGCACGTTTTCTGGATGAGATTGTGCTGAAAGAAAAGCCGACAGCGGCATGGTGGACCTGA